Genomic window (Aethina tumida isolate Nest 87 chromosome 4, icAetTumi1.1, whole genome shotgun sequence):
aaaataatttctcgTAGTTGAACATACTTACGTCTTTATTGTTGTGACAATTTATAGTGTGCTGCCCTTCATCAGCGATGAACTTTCCAACAGCCTCGTCGGAGCCCTGCTTCCTGACTTCGGCAAGGAATCCCCTGAATGGAGGTccctctattaaaattttaagtttatcttTGGCCTTCAAATCCGTTTTGTCCAAGGATATGGTGTTTGGAAGTTGGGTCGACTCGGGGTTAACTCCATGGTCGGGTGTCATGCTGTCGCAGGCTTCAGTTGGAGCTCCCGTTGGATGCGCCAACGCAGTTGCCAACAAAATCGAAGCGAAAAGGacgaaaaacattattaattagttctgaaagtatataaaattgtcggttggatttcaaaaataaaatgttcaataagtGGACTTACCTCTGGAagagtttatttatatctatgcAGATTTTCGATGCGTGTGGTGATTTTATAACCGCCACGGTGTTATCGTAACTTTTTCTGTAGAAACTAATTATACTAGGAAATACCTCGGTTAAATACACTgcaattcatttatattaagagcaaatattattgtatacacAGATTATGAAAcattaactataaattataaatattgttttaagtgATTCACAAGTTgaacatacaaaaaataattatttaacatttttactcattgtgtttgttattacttttatggttcatgataagatattttaatttcataaattggactgcataaatatataaataatataatatatatcattatatgtaaataagtattaatgacataaatattgttattaggttttttactaatatagttttgtagatttaaaaaatgtgtatttaagaATCCATCCAAAAATACTGTAAATcagtgtaatttaaataatatctggTTTTGCATCTTCtgcatgtttattttttgatatatgcATATTTAACAGCTGGTAGTCGTTTAAACTAGTTATTTCGCTTCCGAGTAAGACTTTTGCTATTTtatctaacaataaataaaacaaaacatatagATTCTAGATTTATTTGTCCGCTATGTGTGCACCAAagtaaaaggatttaatttaaattttgtccagTCGGTAGACACGGTTTCTGATGGTTTGAGCTGACACAATCACATCGTGGGACCTGATAATCTCTTATCTTAGCTCTGGAGCAGTTATCGGTCTTGTACCGGGGTACTTATCCTACTGCGACCTGGAtgactttcttttatttagttataccCATTATAACGTCTCCACAAACTGCTTATAATACACATAACGTTGGGATGATCCATACTCTATCGTCCCAGTtgctcttaatttttatttgtcactTAGATGAGACCTTTCCatgataataaaagtatttttataaaaaaataatgattcgCACCATTTAACGGGTAGCCAGAAATACatttttgcatttaaaaagtgttatatattgttcttttatatttaattatgttcccTATACAATTACAATGCTTCTGAAAAATGCTTTACAAtgctttttaatacaataagaaaatgtccttataaaaaataacttctttTAATGATAAACAAATAGAGAAAATCAGTAAACGATATGTTTTCTTGTCTtctaggcaaataaaaaatgaattaattgagtcatacaAGTAAGAAGAAAGACAGTAAATTAACTATTGGTATCAAGAAATACTAAAAGTTtgtacaaaaatgtattaatcttCCTTCTGAATTTTGACGAAGGATACTTTGAAGTGATGAATCCATGTTTAATAGATCAAGATCAgatggtaaaaaattaaagtttggaTCAcagatattatataaaaactttaaaatatggtgGAGGAAAAGTTTTCGTTTGTGTTCATTTCCTAGTACATgactattacaaaaaattattagtaaagtGAACAGACATCATGAGAAATCTAATGGAACTCTTtgccaacgataatttaccaattacatGGATTTTCATGCATTAtagtgataaaaaatgttgagatTCTCGATTAGCCAGCATAAAGGCCGGATCTGAATACAAGTTAAAACTTGTGGAACGACATGTAAtctcaattaaaacattaaatttatttttattctaatttcaatctactgttattattatttcattaaacctTTTTCACATTGTTaacaaaacattaacaattttgttcaataaattatttaacaaatatttttcaaaagtgtgttatttttgtttttgatattttcttttacattaaatttaagtaaaaattattttgatttgggtaaaaaattaataatggaaGAATGAATTtagtgtaattatttcaaataaaatattcctacttaacgtaaaaatatataatagtataataatatcaaGAAACTGGTGTATGTttgtaatattacaattactattatatttattaataattattctaaaggtagactaatatataaatttaattgcacactttaaataaaaatttgttataccccctcctaaaaaaatacttaaaaatagcttaatattaattattttattcaattcaacATATATTAAGAAAGATTAAATACTCACTAAAATGACATTCAATACATATTCAACTGTCACGAATGCAATTTtatcgtttaatttaatttattaattttgaataattttggataaagtggattaaaaagtaaaaactatttaatttattagttgggaatattctataaaaaatattataacacgATTCAAAATGAACATCATTAtgtgtgtttttatttatatttaaattttttaaatgttaaatgtagaaaattcttattgaaaattatatttttttattactagcTATttcattatacatattttttattcaaataattttattcattacacaatataatgtatatttaatgaagTATTTCCAGCAGGATACAGTTtgatctttaattattaatttacactaTAAAACTCagttccaattaaattaattgtaagtcACTGCATCAGTGACTCTTAATAGATaacattcatattaatttgctTAAACTTACTTACTTTTGAGTACAAACAATAACGAATGGAAAATTAGTCACAAGCAAGCAAATCTATGCATATTTATCAAGTGGTAGTCGTTTAAACTTGTTATTGCGACACTGAGTAAGATTCtgatattttatctaaaattaataaaacaaaatgtagaTTTATTCGTCTGGTATTTATGCACCAACGTATATGCGAAAATAATTTCACTAAGCTGGtttatgtttgtaatattattagtaatattatatttattaattattttagagataactaacttataaatttaggTGTATATGTATCAAAGTATATACGAAAATAAACTAATCACAATTAAATaggtatgaatatttaaaatgtaaacaattttttgagttaactttctaaaatctTCTATGCAATATTTACACtacagtatattttaatgttacaaaacaaatatttttaatatgtagaaaaactaaaataattgaaatttaacataaaatagttCAGAATAGATTTGCTTAATTCACGAATAACATTGTTCATCGGTCATCTTCACCGTGCTGTCTCATGAACAACGGTGCTCTTGCCTATTGTGCAAAAAAGATATCTCAATTGAGATAAaagtcttttatatttatgcaaGAAGGTCGATCACAAACGTACGAAGCAAATTTGCTCCTAACAAATCAGCCGATTATTCACAAATTGTGGAATGGGTGCATAGAAATTAATATCAGTCATAGGAGACTATATACTGCTCGTGAGAGACTGACTCCTCAAGAAGATCAACATGTCAAGAGCCAACAATAACAGCTCGCCAGTTAAGAAATCTTCTCATTATGGCTACAGGGACACATTTATGTACTCAAATCGTACAAAATAGACTTCATGAAGCCAATTTATGTTCAAAACGTGAAGCTGTTGTTTCCGAATTAACTAGAGCACGCAGGAGAATGAGAAGACACTTCGCAAATGAATACATGAACTGGAACATGAACCATTGGAGTCAGGTTCTCTTTACATGGTATAACTTTAAACCGACTTACAGTCTTTCACGTGTTGGCGGACGGTTCTTTGACGGCCAGGCGATACATTATAATGCACTTTACAACAAGATAATGCAAGATAACACACTGCCCGAgttgttataaatttcattgaagAGCATAGTTTATCAGATATGAATCCGATAGTGCATCTTTGAAATACTTTAGGGCAACGCACAAGAAATCTGGAATCCACAAAGAACATTCAAGAATTAGCTCAACAGCTTCAGACAGAATGGAACAATGTACCCCATGATTTGATCCTCCAGTTGATACATTCCATGTCTCAACGTTGGGCCGAACTTTGAATAAACGGACGCGGacatactattaaatataatttttcgacattttataatgttacattaatttgaatattagcgcatatttttaattttgtaactcCCTTATCTACTatgattaaattctttaaaattgattatttatttgtttttatataggtGTTAGCTATAAATgaccacaattttatttccatatatttagtaaataaaaagttacaaatattttttaaagtgatACCAATTTCATTGTGACTAGTTTAACTTTAAGAGGTTATTATTacttacattataataaatattgtatttattaataattattctaatggTAGACtagtgtataaattttattgtatatttactaaaatttgttatacccCCTCCTAATTTGAACAACGACGCTcctttataatacaatttttgtggTTATGTTCTATTTAGCGTTATTGAGTGAGcgtcttataaaatattgaaaaatagctttaaattaattattttatataatctacTACTTATTAACCTAAAAGAAGAAGTTATTAACGTGACATTCAAGATGTATTCAAGTGACatgaaagtaattttatggttcgattattttgaatatatttgtgCGTTGACTTATCGTTTTCCGTTTCTAGAATTGTTCTGTTATGATTCGATAACAAAGACGTGGAGGATGAAAGAGAAGAAGGAAAGTGAATAAGAAGTAAGACCTATTTAACTTATtagttgaaaatattctattaaaaatattacagaatTCAGAATGAACATCACTATGTgagtattttgttatattgatttttttagacGTTAAATGTAGAAAACTATTACTATTTTTGATTACAATTTAGGTTTATTACAACAAAGTTTATatacaaatgattttattcCTTACACAATATTATGTGTATTTAAGGGCATCTTTCCAACAGGATACAGTttgatttttacatataatttaatagtgtAAATTAATAGtcagttcaaattaaattaattgtatataaggTACTGTATCATAATTAATCAGattaatattagtatatattagaaaaatacgtTATCAAATCAGTTTAtgtataaatgaatataaaataaactgattgcgaaaatattaaaaagtgataTTATGGTATAGTATTGTATAAGTAtctaatacatattaaaaagaggACTCAATAATGAGATAATCAAGACATATTCAATAGTTGCGAATCTAATTTAATGGATTGTTTTGAATATACActgttccaaaaaattaacacatcacaccaataattattgattattattaatattttcagaaaatcgTAAAAATAACCGTATAcactctttgtatatttatttaaaaataggattttatttaaattgttaaaaatatcttaaaaaatgtatctaaaaaaaataaaaattaacaatgtttgatgtttgtaaaaaataaaaatttgaactattaatttattaggtggaaatattctataaaaaataatacaaaaagatttaaaatgaacatCACAATGtgagtattttttttagatattaaatggAGAAAACTATTATTGAAtatcaactttttttaataacaacgtagataaataatacaaagtttatatacaaatgattttatttcttacacaataatgtatatttaatgaaatttttccaACAGgatacagtttaatttttatatacattttgatagtgtaaattaataacactcaattcaaaataaattaattgtatgtaaatcactgtatcataattaataagattaatattattatattagaaaaatacattataaaatcagtttatgtacaaattaatataaaataaattgattgtgaaaatttaaaaaagaatgttCATTACAGACAGTataatattgtacaaaatcttttctgtaaaattgagaatttaataatatggtacataatattttatgaagaataaaataataattaatgtggcACTTAATAGttaacattgaaattaatttgctcgaacttaatctaataatattactttacgttactttcaatttgaatacaaacaataacaaatagaAAATGAGTAACAAGCAAGTAAATACGAAAATTTAAAACCCCATTATCCCAAATGCCCCAAATCATCCAGAGACGTGTTTTGCTCAATTTTATTCTGTTGTATCGTGAACGCGGACTTTTGCACGACCGATTGTCCCTGACTCAAGACCGTGTGCCCCTGCGTCACGAAATTCCCGTGCGTGACGCTCTGATTCGAAACGACGACCAGTTTCTGCTGCGTCGGAATGACTTTCTGGTGCTGTTGTACGTTCGGCGTCGACACGAACTTGACCACCGTGTTTTGCTGCGGCGTTGACGGTTGAGGAGTCTGATTCGCCGTCGACGACAGCGTTTGCTTTTGTTGTGTGACGAACACGAATTTCTGATTGCCGGTTTGTTGGCCCACTCTGGATTGGCCCACCATCACAGCCCGGTTTGGTTGTCCCTAAATCAGATTtacaatcaatataattttttgatttggtGGCCACAAAATTGACTTACCTGTACAATTGTGTTTGGGGTCATTGCTCTTGAAATTGCGGCTCCAACTGAAGCTATATTGCTAGATGATGTTGAAACCGGTGGTGGTTGGGGTTGAGTTCGGGCCTTAACGACGGCGTTATGTAACGCCGGCCCTAAATATCCATAATCTTGTTTATATTCTTCGATATTGTCCGGTGTACTCCGCAGGTTTTTTAATACAGGCCCCAGTGCTTTGACCAACATTTGTTTTATCAGCCCTGAAGCCACCCTTTCGATGTTCGACTGTAGATTCGAGGATTCCAAGTGGGTTTCGATTTTTGATCCTTAAAAATtccattgtaaaatttattatatatcaagaatttattaattaaaatactatataatattataatttacaaacttgttttgtattttgaattctaataaattatattatatcaaaataaaattaatcaaatacagTGGGGGCCAAAAAATAGTAGAaagtttaaaatcaaacattttggaagatattttataaacaaatttaattcatattttgtccagtcagtataaaaaatatatttcaatattctttattttattttgtttttttttacacaTCTTATAAATGTTGGAGATATTTCTTTAAACGCAAATTTCAGTCTGATTTGATTGGCCAAAGaaatagtaaatttgaattcaaaaattaagctttgtgtatgtatttgacagctcaattaataattagaatttattgtttttaatatttattttattttaccaaataaattcactttcaGTGAGAAAAAAGAAACACTGATCTCCAGAGAACACATGTTCACATGAAACATTATggtttaaatattactgatataactaaaaacttgaaaaataaatcagtaaaCGATCTTTGCTTGTCCTTcagataaaatgaattaatttttatacaatatcaGTGTTTAGTAAAACAATCAGGCatcaattgaataaaaaaacttgtAAAGATATATTTCAGTAGAGAAACCATTGGTATCCAAAAAGGATAGTTGTacaagattaaaaatttgcacaaaaatgtattatcttattattttaataaaatgtattttgaagtGATAAATCCATGTTTAATAGAATAGGATCACATGGTAAAAAATACTCTCATTATTctcctaataaaatttttgatctcAAGTACCCCACAGAAAAAGTCAGTAGAGGAATAGTTTTGGTTTGAGGTTCCTTTCCTTGGTGgactattagaaaaaattggattttcatGCATGATAATGATACAAACCATGCATCTAAAGTTGttcaaagttatttaaaagttaaaaatgttgagaCTTTGACCAGTGTAAagtttaaatctaaatatagaTGACTTGTGGAACGTCCTctcgattaaaacaccaaaacatattaaatttagataaactatggttattaattcaatagttgtgtaatttaatttccaacgaccattgtcgatattttattgaatcttTGCTTCACCATTTACAGGTGGTTATAATGAACAAAGGGtaaccaacaaaatattaacaattatatttagttatgtataaattatttaacatatgtatatttttcataagtatGTGATTTCTGTGACCAGCCGCACTTCATatctattttgtttaagatttaatttaagtggaaattattttgatttaggtacaaaatgaatagtgtaattaatttaaataagtttcctaattaatattgaaatactatTTCTCTGACCACcactgtaaattatttaaaatacgtactttataatataattatttaaatttttatatgtaaaattttatagacctaccaatatatttaatttgtggtataataaaaattctaataacttCAGGTCCCAATTCTGCCAGCCCTTGCAAAGCTCCATACAGAGATGTGATGGGGACTTTGTCTCCTTGTAACAAAGCATTAGTAAACATCCTAAAAAGTGTTTGTTTTAAGCCTATGTTGCAATGGAAATGTCAAACTCCCACCTTGTCACCCTGGTTTGGATGTTATTGGTGCTTGTGTTAAAGTTTTTACAGATTTGCGCCATTAATCTGGAGGCGAAATCCCTTAGAGCCCAGTGATTGTCCAACTCAGGCCTCATGCACAACTGTTTTGATACAATGCAAGTTGTGACAGCAGGTATCAACTCATGCAACTAAAACACAAACAGTAAACACAACTTTtcgcattttattatataaaatcttacatatttttctagATATAAGGATTGATTATCTAACAGTGCTTTCACCAttctcattaaataaattaataaggccaaattattttgtaccaCATTTACTCTCACACCTTCGATTATGAACGTGCACATTCTTGGCAGCATTTCATGCAAACCTGGATCACATGAAAGACTCTGCAATGCTTCCTGtaacatattattacatttagttATTGTTGAGGACAGTAAATTATAGTCCATACCGTTCGTTTTGTTTCATCTGATCCGACACAAGCTTCTGTAATTTCTTTGTAATAAAGTTGTTGTTCCACTGATAATTCATGGGTGGccagttgtttaatttgtaccGTTTCGACGTTTTTCAGTTTCTGTTTTCCTGTTGTTGGTTTTCCTGATGTTTCACTAActggttttttatttataggatCCACAGATTCCAACTAAAACAAACACTGTTAataaacacattaattttattgcacaTACACGCACTTTTTGAACACTTTTTGCAACCGGAGGTGGGTTTTCTGGTATTGTGGGCTGCACTCCATCTATAACTAACCAATGTGACCGTAAAGTCACATCAACAGGAGCCTTCGggtttatattttgtagtaaatCATTCAAATCTACTTCTTTCtcttcaataaaatgtaactCTCTGCCGCCACCAGTGGCAAACCTAAACGGTAACGATTCAGTGGCTTGAAAACCATATTGGGGCTACAATTAATtcgtaattatataaacaccCAAATTATGCTTATTGCTGTATTGTTACCTCAACATTTCGGACTTTTAACGCGGAATCTACATCGTGTTGCATAAGTTTCACCCGTTTGGCATGATGCATGAACTTTGCAGCATCTTGTATAATGTGTTTTAACCTAAACGATATATCGTCCGCCAATTCTTTGGCCGCCTCATCCGGCAAACTGGCGATACCTATGCTTTCGGCGATCACTTTCATCGACTCCGTCGAAAAATTTGTACCGTACAAGTCATTTTCGGTCGTTTTGGACATTATACGTGCCACAATTTACGGTAGCGAGACCACCGTAAACAAACACTTTTTCCGTAGGGCCATCGAACGCCAGAGATTTGTCCCTGGAACACCACCAGGTAGTCTGTGCCACCACGGAAGGGCTGCCAACATTCGGCATTTTTAGGTTAATTTCTTTCGGGGAAGGTGCTAAAGCTCGACTATTCGTTGCTTTCGATCGTCTAACGTTACGTTTTCCTGTTAACCTTTGATGGTTACCATTTCTGAAACGGAAACAGAATGTGTTCATCGAACTTTTTTTGTTAATCCTTTCCTTGTCAAGTTGATTATAATGTTGGCAACCATTGTCATTTGTGCCaacataacaaatatattatatgtttgAATTCAAATTACGTTTGTGAATAAACAATAAGTTTGACATTCAAATCGGAACTGATGGGAGCTTTAATGGGCAATTTGTGATGTATTGAGTAAAATTGAGTTGTTAGTGAAATTAaagtatatgtaataaattatggtgtttaaaattatgaaaaataatttggaaaatatcaagttaccaataaaaatgaatgtaaaaataaataaatctttattaaattcttaatttatttatgtacaatttaCTACAAACTATAAATACAGTTTCTTTATTTCAACACAACATATCATCCCATTCCCATGGGAAGAAATTGTCATGTAACATTCATCATGCAatcatattacaaaatatttaaatgtatatgtacTATACTATACTATTTACACATATATATGGCGACGACTTCTTTAATACATTCTGTAAtactaattacatttaaaaaatacgctTGACATCTTTGAACTAATAATATGGCAGTATTTgtgcaaaaaaaatataaaattgatttaagtccattttgaaattattaaaattccataCTATAGATAACGTAAGAGTCTCCGCTGAAGTACGCGCCCCTCTCAACCTTAGAGAAACAGCcaccaatatttttactatttttgttaTCCAGTACATAATTTTCACGTAGCAGTTGCTTTTGTCGCCGAAATTGGCAACTGCTTTTTCCGGAAGGTTTCCGGTAAACTAAGCGCAAGTTTCGGTACTCATCATCGCGTCCATTTGATTGTGGCTGCTTCTCAGCGATTGACGGATGTGCCTTTCCCTTTTTGGAAGTTCCCGTCTTATGTTTACATTCTTAAAGTTTCTCACGGTGGTTTCGTTCAGATACAATTTTCGAAAAAATAATCCTATTAGTTTAAGTAATAGTTTCAACATTCCTTGATCTTACTCATTTCCATTTAgaagtaaattgtaaaatccACCGGTGAAACCGttagttataaatttgatattcaagTCAGAAGGGACGGAAGGTTTAATGGACAATTTGTGATGTATACCATTAAGTGAAACTGTGTTGTTATTGAAATTCAACGTCACATAATTGTATTCGTCATCTTGTATTGGTTCTAGGGTTAGTTGTTTCTTATTGTTTCAACAATAAGTTTgtctttttaatgatattttgataTCACCCAGGTCCATTACTAAGCCGTTAGCGTTGTTGTAG
Coding sequences:
- the LOC109596104 gene encoding putative defense protein 3, whose product is MFFVLFASILLATALAHPTGAPTEACDSMTPDHGVNPESTQLPNTISLDKTDLKAKDKLKILIEGPPFRGFLAEVRKQGSDEAVGKFIADEGQHTINCHNNKDSAITQSGRELKDKVTLIWEAPDETGDYDVFITIVETKEKFWAKQKVSSIKVV
- the LOC109596083 gene encoding transcription initiation factor TFIID subunit 6-like, encoding MSKTTENDLYGTNFSTESMKVIAESIGIASLPDEAAKELADDISFRLKHIIQDAAKFMHHAKRVKLMQHDVDSALKVRNVEPQYGFQATESLPFRFATGGGRELHFIEEKEVDLNDLLQNINPKAPVDVTLRSHWLVIDGVQPTIPENPPPVAKSVQKLESVDPINKKPVSETSGKPTTGKQKLKNVETVQIKQLATHELSVEQQLYYKEITEACVGSDETKRTEALQSLSCDPGLHEMLPRMCTFIIEGVRVNVVQNNLALLIYLMRMVKALLDNQSLYLEKYLHELIPAVTTCIVSKQLCMRPELDNHWALRDFASRLMAQICKNFNTSTNNIQTRVTRMFTNALLQGDKVPITSLYGALQGLAELGPEVIRIFIIPQIKYIGSKIETHLESSNLQSNIERVASGLIKQMLVKALGPVLKNLRSTPDNIEEYKQDYGYLGPALHNAVVKARTQPQPPPVSTSSSNIASVGAAISRAMTPNTIVQGQPNRAVMVGQSRVGQQTGNQKFVFVTQQKQTLSSTANQTPQPSTPQQNTVVKFVSTPNVQQHQKVIPTQQKLVVVSNQSVTHGNFVTQGHTVLSQGQSVVQKSAFTIQQNKIEQNTSLDDLGHLG